Proteins from one Nicotiana tabacum cultivar K326 chromosome 23, ASM71507v2, whole genome shotgun sequence genomic window:
- the LOC107830379 gene encoding uncharacterized protein LOC107830379: MEIVAKSKKHHHYYSPFPSCFRRPLEVAAAASARPLPPPPPPPQPPVAANPNLATSLYQTHLGLFALTWSRNLFGRSFHIHFLLNDSDGVGADYNNNTISSPHLSSTSTPSFHLNIKPFIFWKKHGSKKLDGDNKVVHIFWDLSKSKFGSGPEPISGFYVAVIVNEEMVLLVGDLNKEAYAKTRARKPEKKQNLNPNPNPNLVLRREHVCGNKLYKTKANFGGKEKEISIDCRLGEDPRLYFSVDNKRVLQIKHLKWKFRGNERIEVDGVPVLVSWDVYNWLFDDDEDGYALFMFKFEKSSYEYVAADDYSLNNGVQLWSQQSCGFGFETKMMKKGVLRSSRSSSSSSLSSASSTCSSVMEWASTEENELKGPSGFSLLVYAWKS; the protein is encoded by the coding sequence ATGGAAATTGTTGCCAAGTCAAAAAAACACCACCATTATTATTCTCCTTTCCCTTCTTGTTTCCGCCGCCCTTTAGAGGTAGCTGCCGCCGCCTCCGCTCGTCCTCttccgccgccgccgccgccgccgcagCCACCGGTTGCTGCTAATCCCAACCTCGCCACCTCCCTCTACCAAACCCACCTCGGCCTCTTTGCTCTCACTTGGTCTCGCAATCTCTTCGGCAGATCTTTTCACATCCATTTCCTCCTCAACGATTCTGATGGAGTTGGAGCTGactacaataataatacaatctCTTCTCCTCATTTATCTTCCACTAGTACCCCATCTTTCCACCTCAACATCAAACCCTTTATTTTCTGGAAAAAACATGGGTCAAAAAAGCTCGACGGAGATAACAAGGTTGTTCATATCTTTTGGGATCTTTCTAAATCTAAATTTGGATCTGGCCCTGAACCTATATCTGGATTTTACGTAGCTGTTATTGTTAACGAAGAAATGGTTCTTCTGGTCGGCGATTTAAACAAAGAAGCTTACGCTAAAACCCGAGCTCGAAAGCCAGAAAAGAAGCAGAATCTAAACCCGAATCCAAACCCAAACCTGGTGCTGAGAAGGGAACACGTATGTGGAAACAAACTCTACAAAACAAAAGCAAACTTCGGTGGGAAAGAGAAAGAAATCTCAATCGATTGCAGGTTAGGAGAAGATCCAAGGCTGTATTTCAGCGTAGATAACAAAAGGGTTTTGCAAATCAAACACTTGAAATGGAAATTCAGAGGAAATGAAAGGATTGAAGTTGACGGAGTTCCAGTTTTGGTTTCATGGGATGTGTACAACTGGTTATTTGACGATGACGAAGATGGGTATGCTCTGTTCATGTTCAAATTCGAAAAATCAAGTTACGAATATGTAGCTGCTGATGATTACAGCTTAAATAATGGAGTTCAATTGTGGTCTCAACAATCTTGTGGATTCGGGTTCGAGACGAAGATGATGAAAAAGGGTGTATTACGAAGCTCGAGAagttcatcttcttcatctttatCTTCAGCATCTTCAACTTGTAGCTCTGTCATGGAATGGGCTAGTACTGAAGAAAATGAATTGAAAGGTCCTTCGGGATTTTCTTTGCTGGTTTATGCTTGGAAAAGCTGA